From Acropora muricata isolate sample 2 chromosome 14, ASM3666990v1, whole genome shotgun sequence, one genomic window encodes:
- the LOC136898641 gene encoding potassium voltage-gated channel protein Shal-like, translated as MSVDRGINDLENWLPLGKVGLVGISPIFHKEKPFSILQRKQLNDKRIVLNVSGRKFETWEYNLKKFPATLLGSSEREAFYDSQKQEYFFERDPNFFRHILNYYRHGRLHFSLEECGEFYEDELNFFRIPTDAMGLCCLEEYADANDAANTSSGRDSQEVEKKTHECAPLRKTFRQKVWFTLENPQSSSTAKVVYYVTGIAIILSIITTITETIPCGDKTCGEQYKTAFQYLDGSCVVVLTFEYLVRLFTAPNKCKFIKEFQSIVDVAAVFPFYLDLGLKSAGDFDALTVLRIFRVFRVFKMSRHSTRLQALGSSIKNSSSELGFILFSFGLGVIIFATAVYYAEKGVEGTTFASIPDSMWYAIVTMTTTGYGDMSPETAFGQLMGSVCCLVGTLVIALPVPILEMKMKLVQRKPSDKDEEDENEQEV; from the exons ATGTCGGTGGATAGGGGCATCAACGATTTAGAAAATTGGTTGCCATTGGGGAAAGTTGGACTGGTGGGTATCTCTCCGATATTTCACAAGGAAAAACCTTTCAGCATATTACAGCGCAAGCAGCTGAATGACAAACGAATTGTTCTGAATGTCAGTGGAAGGAAATTCGAAACATGGGAATACAATTTAAAGAAATTCCCCGCCACTTTATTAGGCAGTAGCGAAAGAGAAGCTTTCTACGATTCGCAGAAACAGGAGTATTTCTTTGAAAGAGACCCGAATTTTTTCCGACATATTTTGAACTATTATAGACATGGGAGACTTCACTTCTCCCTGGAAGAATGCGGCGAATTTTATGAAGACGAACTTAATTTTTTCCGGATACCAACCGACGCAATGGGACTGTGCTGTCTTGAAGAATATGCCGACGCCAACGATGCGGCAAACACTAGCAGTGGTCGAGATTCACAAGAAGTAGAAAAGAAGACTCACGAGTGTGCCCCTCTCCGGAAAACCTTTCGACAAAAAGTGTGGTTTACGCTGGAAAATCCACAATCGTCTTCAACAGCGAAAGTAGTTTATTATGTGACAGGAATAGCGATAATTCTCAGCATAATAACTACCATTACTGAAACAATTCCTTGCGGTGATAAAACATGCGGAGAGCAATACAAGACTGCATTCCAGTATCTTGATGGATCATGTGTGGTGGTTCTAACTTTTGAGTATTTAGTTCGTTTATTCACGGCTCCTAACAAATGTAAGTTTATCAAAGAATTTCAAAGTATTGTGGATGTGGCAGCTGTGTTTCCTTTTTATTTGGACTTGGGTTTAAAAAGCGCGGGAGATTTTGACGCGCTAACAGTCCTAAGAATTTTTCGCGTTTTTCGAGTTTTCAAAATGTCGCGACATTCCACTCGACTCCAGGCACTTGGATCGTCTATAAAGAACTCTTCCTCTGAGCTAGGTTTCATCCTCTTTTCGTTTGGTCTCGGTGTGATTATATTTGCTACAGCTGTGTATTACGCTGAAAAAGGAGTTGAAGGAACCACGTTTGCCAGTATTCCTGACAGTATGTGGTACGCCATTGTCACTATGACTACCACTGG ATACGGAGATATGTCTCCTGAAACCGCATTTGGTCAACTGATGGGCAGTGTCTGCTGTTTGGTAGGCACTTTGGTGATTGCATTACCAGTGCCCATTCTGGAAATGAAGATGAAACTGGTTCAGAGAAAACCTTCCGATAAAGATGAAGAAGACGAGAATGAACAGGAAGTGTGA